In the genome of Chelmon rostratus isolate fCheRos1 chromosome 24, fCheRos1.pri, whole genome shotgun sequence, one region contains:
- the LOC121627304 gene encoding ras-related protein Rab-9A-like, whose product MTSKSALLKVILLGDGGVGKSSLMNRYVSNKFDSHLFHTIGVEFLNKELEVDGRHVTLQIWDTAGQERFRSLRTPFYRGSDCCLLTFSMDDGQSFHNLANWKKEFNYYADVKDPNNFPFVVVANKLDVPERQVSGEDARRWCRENGGHPYFETSAKDATNVASAFEEAARRVLALDDRADHLIHTNTVDLQRKSPSDSTCC is encoded by the coding sequence ATGACGTCCAAATCAGCTCTCCTGAAGGTGATCCTTCTGGGTGACGGCGGCGTCGGCAAGTCATCGCTCATGAACCGCTACGTCAGCAACAAGTTTGACTCGCACCTCTTCCACACCATTGGCGTGGAGTTCCTCAACAAGGAGCTGGAGGTGGACGGCCGCCACGTCACTCTGCAGATCTGGGACACGGCGGGTCAGGAGCGCTTCCGAAGCCTCCGCACGCCTTTCTACCGCGGCTCTGACTGCTGCCTGCTCACCTTCAGCATGGACGACGGACAGAGCTTCCACAACTTGGCCAACTGGAAGAAGGAGTTCAATTATTACGCTGATGTAAAGGACCCCAACAACTTCCCGTTTGTGGTGGTGGCCAACAAACTGGATGTGCCCGAGCGGCAGGTGTCGGGGGAGGACGCGCGACGGTGGTGCCGTGAGAACGGCGGCCACCCGTACTTTGAGACAAGCGCCAAGGATGCGACAAATGTGGCATCGGCCTTTGAGGAGGCGGCGCGTCGCGTCCTGGCGTTGGACGACAGAGCCGATCACCTGATCCACACCAACACGGTggacctgcagaggaagagtCCCTCTgactccacctgctgctga
- the LOC121627493 gene encoding transcription elongation factor A N-terminal and central domain-containing protein, giving the protein MCGRRNKSQEACATMEAKEIVHCALQIERANADRSYGNILTLLCDLDKMHVTAEQLEATDIAKVLYNLLRSCSDGSVKKKAKRLLSKWKRQYSKDTRGVKSSGQSEDPELPCRVDARGDGGVSKQGDSHCGSAQSCEEESVKCEEASSSGAKDDLGTLSLPAESSSSSSHLSPVRSKCVQLLLAALCPEPPDQREAAELARDIERHVHERHQSSQVKYKACVRSKVANMRNPKNSHLRQGLLSGSLSAEAFAWMSAEEMASAELRRLRAEYSSRGVSERQLPQGVEGTQTQKIHCKRCGGSDCRVTQVSRGALFLPAWVRRGGPDEDAMTFVTCSGCGQQWYHSGWVCL; this is encoded by the exons ATGTGTGGTCGGAGAAACAAAAGCCAGGAGGCCTGCG ccaccATGGAGGCTAAAGAAATCGTCCACTGTGCTCTGCAGATAGAGAGAGCCAATGCAGACAGAAGCTATGGGAACATCTTGACCCTCCTCTGTGACCTTGATAAGATGCAcgtcacagcagagcagctggaagCGACGGACATCGCCAAAGTTCTCTACAATCTCCTGAGAAGCTGCTCTGACGGCAGTGTGAAGAAGAAGGCAAAGAGATTGTTGTCCAAGTGGAAGAGGCAGTACAGCAAAGACACCCGAGGTGTGAAAAGCTCAGGGCAGAGCGAGGATCCGGAGCTCCCTTGCAGGGTTGATGCCCGCGGAGATGGAGGGGTTTCCAAGCAGGGGGATTCTCACTGTGGTTCAGCACAGTCAtgtgaggaggagagtgtgaagtgtgaagaaGCATCATCCTCAGGGGCAAAAGATGACCTCGGCACTCTTTCCCTCCCTGCAGAAAGCTCATCTTCGTCCTCACACTTGTCACCCGTAAGATCCAAGTgtgtccagctcctcctggcCGCCCTCTGCCCTGAACCTCCTGATCAACGCGAGGCTGCAGAGCTGGCCAGAGACATCGAGCGGCACGTCCACGAGCGCCACCAATCCAGCCAGGTCAAATACAAAGCCTGCGTGAGGAGCAAGGTGGCCAACATGAGGAACCCTAAGAACAGCCATCTTCGTCAGGGCCTCCTGAGCGGCTCGCTGTCGGCCGAGGCCTTCGCTTGGatgtctgcagaggagatggCCAGCGCAGAGCTCCGGCGGCTGAGGGCCGAGTACTCGTCCCGCGGCGTGAGCGAAAGGCAGCTTCCTCAAGGTGTAGAAGGGACGCAGACACAGAAGATCCACTGCAAAAGGTGCGGGGGGTCGGACTGTAGGGTGACGCAGGTGTCCAGGGGGGCCCTTTTCCTGCCAGCGTGGGTGAGGCGGGGCGGCCCTGACGAGGACGCAATGACTTTTGTGACCTGCAGCGGTTGTGGGCAGCAGTGGTACCACAGCGGCTGGGTCTGCCTCTAA